GGAACTGGGCGCCATCGCGGCCGACGCCGACGCCTACACCGTCGAGACAGTCGGCCAGTACGCCGAACGGGTCGGCGTCGCCTTCCAGATGCGCGACGACGTGCTCGACGCGACGGCGGACGCAGAGACCCTGGGGAAGCCGACCGGGCACGACGCCGAGATGGAGCGCCCGTCTATCGTCGAGGTGACCGACCTCACGGCCGAGGAGGCCGACGAACGGGCCCGCGAGGAGGCCGATTCGGCCCTGGAAGCGCTCGCGACTATCGACGCCCCCGAGTCCCAGTCGATGGACTACCTGCGGGACTTAGCGGAGTTCGTCGTCGTCCGCGAACGGTAGGGCTTTTGGCCGCTGTCGACAAATCAGCGCCAATGACAGTTATCGGTATCGTCGGACTCCCGGGAAGCGGCAAGAGCGAGGCGGCCAACGTCGCCGTCGACGTGGGGGTTCCGGTCGTGACGATGGGTGACGTCATCCGCGAGGAGTGTCGCGACCGGGGACTCGACCCGGCGACGGACCACGGGAACGTGGCGAAGGCGCTGCGCGAAGAGAACGGCCCCGCGGCCATCGCCGAGCGCTCGCTACCGATTATCGAGTCCCACCGCGAGGACAGCGAGACGGTCGTCGTCGACGGCATCCGCTCGGACACGGAGGTCGAGACGTTCCGCGAGACGTTCGGCGAGTCGTTCCTGCTGGTCGAGGTCGACGCTCCCTTCGAGATCCGCGCCGAGCGACTGGACCTGCGTGGCCGGGACGCCAGCGCCGAAGACGGTGGCGAGTCCCTCGAGGACCGCGACGAGCGCGAGCTCGGCTTCGGGATGGGCGAGGCGATGGCGATGGCCGACTACACCATCGAGAACACGGCGACGCTGCCGGCCTTCCAGCGCAAGGTCCGCACGCTCCTGCGAGAGGGGCCGGAGGCCTTGGAATGAGCGCCGTCTACAGCGTCGACGTCCAGATCACCGCGCCGGTCAACGACACGGAGGTGACCGACCGGGTGGCCGACGCCGTCCGGAACCTGTTCCCGGAGGCCGACCCCGAACACGGCCACGGTGAACTGCGCGCCGAGGTCCACTCCATGGACGAGTTCTCCGAGCTGCTCCACCGCCTCGAGATTCTGGACACCGCCCGCTCGGTGTTCTTCGACTCGCTCTCTGGCGACACCTTCGCGTTCGACGTGAAGAAGCAGGCCGCCTTCGAGGGCCGAATCAACTTCGCCGTCGGCGACCCCTCGGAGCTCGGCGACATCCACGTTCGCGTGCGGGTCCGCGAGCCCGACGCCGAAGCGTACATCGACTACGTCGCGCCGCCGACAGAAGAGGGGACACCCGTCGACCCCGACGCATGACGACCGCACTCTGTTTCGCCCTCGACGGGACGCTCGTCCACCGGACCAGCCCCGACGAGGACGTGACCCGAACGACGCTCGAAGCGCACGGCCTCGACGCCGACGACGCCCTCGTGACGACGACACGGGAGTCGTTCCGGACTGCCTTCGAGGCTATGGAACCCAGTCCGTTCCACCAGTCGATGGAGACGGCCCTCGACGCGGCCGACGCCGACGGTGACCCGGCAGCGATGGTCGAGACGCTCCGCGAACGGACCTACGAGGCGACGACGGTGCCCGACGGCGCCCGCGAGAGCCTGGACTCGCTCGGTGCCGACGACTCGCTGGCGGTCGTCACCAACGGCGTCCGCGAGTGGCAGCTGGGCAAACTCGCGTACCACGGCCTGGCCGACTTCTTCGACGTCGTCGTCGCCTCCTACGAGGCCGGCGCGCACAAGCCCGATTCGGCCCCGTTCGACTGCCTGCGAGAGCGCCTCCCGGCCGACGAGTACGTGATGGTCGGCGACGACTACGCGGCCGATGTGGAGGGCGCACGGGCGGCCGGGTTCGTTCCGATTCACTACGAACGGGACGGTGGCCCGGACCTCTGGGCGACGATTCAGGCGCTCCTGTAACTCAGAAGCCGCTGACGAAGATGGCGAGCCACTCGCCCACCTCGCGGCGTTTGGTCACTCTGACCTCCTCGACCCACTTCACCCACTGGAAGCCCCGGCGGCCGGGCGCGACCAGCCTGAGCGGGAAGCCGTGACCGTGCGAGAGGCGCTCGCCGTCGACGTGCGTCGCCAGGACGGCGTCGCGGGCCTCGTCGATAGGGAGGCTCCACCGGTAGCCGGTGACCGACCGGAACTGGACCCAGGCAGCGGGGTCGTCCGGGTCCGCGGCGTCAAGCAGGTCACCTACGCGGACGCCTTGCCACTCGTGGTCGGAGTACCAGCCGCTGGTGCAGTCGAGCAGGCCCTGCTGTGTCGCGTCTGCCGAGAGGTCGGCGACACCGTATTCGGCGGATGTCGAGACACGGCCCACGACCGAGAGCGACCAC
This DNA window, taken from Haloarcula ordinaria, encodes the following:
- a CDS encoding RNA-binding domain-containing protein; the protein is MSAVYSVDVQITAPVNDTEVTDRVADAVRNLFPEADPEHGHGELRAEVHSMDEFSELLHRLEILDTARSVFFDSLSGDTFAFDVKKQAAFEGRINFAVGDPSELGDIHVRVRVREPDAEAYIDYVAPPTEEGTPVDPDA
- a CDS encoding HAD family hydrolase, with translation MTTALCFALDGTLVHRTSPDEDVTRTTLEAHGLDADDALVTTTRESFRTAFEAMEPSPFHQSMETALDAADADGDPAAMVETLRERTYEATTVPDGARESLDSLGADDSLAVVTNGVREWQLGKLAYHGLADFFDVVVASYEAGAHKPDSAPFDCLRERLPADEYVMVGDDYAADVEGARAAGFVPIHYERDGGPDLWATIQALL
- a CDS encoding AAA family ATPase, whose amino-acid sequence is MTVIGIVGLPGSGKSEAANVAVDVGVPVVTMGDVIREECRDRGLDPATDHGNVAKALREENGPAAIAERSLPIIESHREDSETVVVDGIRSDTEVETFRETFGESFLLVEVDAPFEIRAERLDLRGRDASAEDGGESLEDRDERELGFGMGEAMAMADYTIENTATLPAFQRKVRTLLREGPEALE